Proteins co-encoded in one Vibrio sp. SNU_ST1 genomic window:
- a CDS encoding cyclic diguanylate phosphodiesterase, translating into MDIKYQHFAKTSFFFAISFFFFMALLIPLTPSHYQTLTEDTSRLIETRLERIQSRFDRFLSEITPDQPCDAIVRQLRQNVFEADWVKEAAVFDKEGRFYCSTTDGDVSFRLYNTIRQRLNDAPNLTTLSYSNSAITQVRSIMLIFSTKEGSGVSLMIPPHFIFELVEANLNSHGINSKVEVIKRDIHPTDLGSYNATVRIQSDIYPFTITSYIGYQYYINFMLSHLWFGFLMAGITTIIRLSLKHKKQCQRSLEYSLSSALKNKHLHVHMQPIVNQSTNKIVGCESLLRWNDPIEGNVSPAIFIPLAESLGLIEKLTYFVLHEVLRTLKSNQEVFASKYISVNISRNVVSNSNFTNKVISIFKRHPEILKQVVFEVTEDGECSDADMVKIKDNLQKLSDLGVRIAIDDFGTGYAGLDFVRQFPFSILKIDRVFVKNISDESSFGIPLLESMLQLSRTLGMQVIVEGVEYESQLKILSKLGVDYIQGFYFYKPMPISLAISLIKQQDFESDSLEE; encoded by the coding sequence ATGGATATCAAGTACCAGCATTTTGCCAAAACTTCGTTCTTCTTTGCCATTTCTTTCTTTTTTTTCATGGCATTGCTCATTCCTTTGACACCTTCCCATTACCAAACGTTAACCGAAGACACATCAAGGTTAATAGAAACGAGGTTAGAACGAATTCAATCAAGGTTCGACCGTTTTTTATCTGAAATTACCCCAGATCAGCCTTGCGACGCGATTGTTAGACAACTTCGACAAAACGTTTTTGAAGCCGATTGGGTGAAAGAAGCCGCGGTGTTCGACAAGGAGGGTCGATTTTACTGTTCAACCACTGATGGTGATGTTTCATTTCGCTTATACAACACCATCAGGCAGCGGCTCAATGACGCCCCGAATTTAACCACCTTATCGTACTCAAACTCGGCCATCACTCAAGTTCGATCGATCATGCTGATATTCTCGACTAAGGAAGGCTCAGGAGTAAGCCTGATGATTCCTCCGCACTTCATCTTTGAGCTTGTAGAAGCTAATTTGAATAGCCATGGCATTAACTCTAAAGTTGAGGTGATCAAAAGAGACATTCACCCTACCGACCTCGGCTCATACAACGCGACAGTACGGATACAGTCAGACATCTACCCATTCACCATCACCTCATACATTGGTTATCAGTATTATATTAACTTCATGCTGAGTCACTTATGGTTTGGCTTTCTTATGGCCGGAATTACGACCATTATTCGCCTTTCCCTCAAGCATAAAAAACAGTGCCAACGTAGCTTAGAATATTCTCTATCCAGCGCTCTGAAAAACAAACACCTACATGTTCACATGCAACCTATCGTTAACCAAAGCACCAATAAAATCGTAGGCTGTGAGTCATTATTGAGATGGAACGATCCAATTGAAGGTAACGTCTCCCCTGCTATCTTCATTCCATTGGCTGAAAGTTTGGGCTTGATTGAGAAACTAACCTATTTCGTGCTGCATGAAGTGTTAAGGACATTGAAAAGTAATCAAGAGGTGTTTGCATCAAAGTACATCAGCGTCAACATCAGCCGAAACGTTGTATCCAACAGTAACTTCACTAATAAAGTGATTAGCATCTTTAAAAGACACCCTGAGATTCTCAAGCAAGTGGTTTTCGAGGTGACAGAGGATGGTGAGTGTTCTGATGCCGATATGGTCAAAATTAAGGACAACTTGCAAAAGCTATCTGATCTTGGTGTAAGAATTGCCATAGATGACTTTGGTACTGGCTACGCAGGATTAGACTTTGTAAGGCAATTTCCGTTCAGTATTCTCAAGATTGATCGCGTGTTCGTGAAAAACATATCCGACGAATCCAGTTTTGGTATCCCACTATTAGAATCCATGCTTCAGTTATCACGCACCTTAGGCATGCAAGTCATAGTTGAAGGCGTTGAGTACGAGTCACAACTGAAGATCTTGTCGAAACTTGGCGTCGACTACATCCAAGGCTTCTACTTCTATAAACCTATGCCAATAAGCCTCGCCATTAGCTTGATCAAACAGCAGGATTTTGAGTCCGATAGCCTTGAGGAATGA
- a CDS encoding prohibitin family protein, protein MKQAVEMKKFNLPIKKLGAGITVAFVLFSSVYTVNEGHIGIVKRFSEAKTQVSPGLHFKVPFIDSVEEIEVRTRKNEEKMASSTKEQMPVTVVVSVNWTVDKSAALDLFRQYGGLPQFEARILDPRFRSATKDVIPKYDAEQLIQDRASAIQAIESNLIEEMAAFPVSVDNIQIENIALPKKYLTSIETKQTEKNLAAAEKHKLARQNLEAQRAVNTAKAEADGIELIAIAEAKAIKLKGFAEAEAINAKAKALGDNPLIIKLTEAQNWDGKLPATMLGGENMPILDMRSK, encoded by the coding sequence ATGAAACAAGCTGTAGAAATGAAGAAATTTAACTTACCTATTAAAAAGCTAGGTGCCGGAATTACCGTTGCTTTTGTTCTCTTTAGTTCAGTTTATACTGTTAATGAGGGGCACATTGGTATTGTTAAGCGCTTTAGTGAAGCTAAAACACAGGTAAGCCCAGGCTTACACTTCAAAGTACCGTTTATCGACAGCGTTGAAGAAATTGAAGTTCGAACACGCAAGAATGAAGAGAAAATGGCCTCTAGTACAAAGGAGCAGATGCCAGTTACTGTCGTCGTATCTGTGAACTGGACGGTAGATAAATCTGCAGCGTTAGATCTTTTTAGACAGTATGGCGGTCTTCCGCAGTTTGAAGCTCGTATTCTTGACCCTAGATTTAGGTCGGCAACTAAGGATGTTATTCCCAAGTATGATGCAGAGCAGTTAATTCAAGATAGAGCGAGTGCTATTCAGGCGATTGAATCCAATTTAATTGAAGAAATGGCCGCGTTTCCAGTAAGCGTAGATAATATACAGATTGAAAATATAGCCCTACCAAAAAAATACCTTACCTCAATTGAAACGAAGCAGACTGAGAAAAACTTAGCCGCAGCAGAGAAACATAAACTTGCTAGGCAAAACTTAGAAGCTCAAAGAGCCGTAAATACGGCAAAAGCTGAAGCTGATGGCATTGAGCTTATCGCTATAGCTGAAGCGAAGGCAATTAAGTTAAAAGGTTTTGCTGAAGCAGAAGCTATTAATGCAAAGGCCAAAGCTCTTGGGGATAACCCATTAATCATTAAACTGACCGAAGCTCAAAATTGGGACGGAAAGCTGCCAGCAACAATGTTGGGTGGTGAAAATATGCCTATTTTAGATATGAGATCTAAGTAG
- a CDS encoding imm11 family protein — protein MKYHLMFGRFEKGEGSFSEQEPLQLNCYQTKFKLFTHKPVVTVDDFYEERGVSDFLKIALGFLASNTVQEIFETKGFKGIQFLPVEVHNEGKKLSYSFMNYVASYDLLDPNASKAKRFKDIYGGYGRVSDVFIDKSKFTKEKIMHDCFTLSNYKLACFVSDNVKSALEAAGVTGIEFIPMEFA, from the coding sequence ATGAAGTACCATTTAATGTTTGGTAGATTTGAAAAAGGTGAGGGGTCATTTTCTGAGCAAGAACCTCTGCAATTGAACTGCTACCAAACTAAATTTAAATTATTTACTCATAAGCCGGTTGTTACGGTTGATGATTTCTATGAAGAACGTGGTGTATCAGACTTTTTGAAAATCGCTCTCGGATTTTTGGCTAGTAATACAGTTCAAGAGATTTTTGAAACAAAAGGCTTTAAAGGAATTCAATTCCTGCCTGTAGAAGTTCACAATGAAGGTAAGAAATTAAGTTATTCATTTATGAATTACGTAGCAAGTTATGATTTACTTGATCCTAATGCATCTAAAGCGAAGAGGTTTAAGGATATTTATGGGGGGTACGGACGAGTTTCAGATGTATTTATAGACAAGAGTAAATTTACTAAAGAAAAAATTATGCATGACTGTTTTACGTTATCAAATTATAAACTGGCTTGCTTTGTAAGTGATAATGTTAAATCTGCTCTAGAGGCTGCTGGTGTAACTGGAATCGAATTCATACCTATGGAGTTTGCATGA